The following proteins are co-located in the Myxococcus fulvus genome:
- a CDS encoding tetratricopeptide repeat protein, giving the protein MRLVFVLSAALALSPPVAFAQRAKNPAALIKEGERLYQAGKYQEAADALKKAHEAQPNPRLIFNIAVALENAGDLREALSWYQQYVGNTEGTDPALLKRSARSIDKLRLLLDKENQAQASAEAERQKLQGEAEAAKKRAEEEQLAAQRAEEENLRQRQAELDRAIKSYQRQKIAAYAVGGVAVLGVGAGVLFGLQARDEREKFDAARTEDTKQTFADNTKTKALLADIGFGVGLAGAITAIILYPKDGPPAEGEVRMTLAPRGTGAGLEVSF; this is encoded by the coding sequence ATGAGACTGGTCTTCGTATTGTCGGCGGCCCTCGCGCTGTCGCCCCCGGTGGCGTTCGCCCAGCGCGCCAAGAATCCAGCGGCCCTCATCAAGGAGGGCGAGCGGCTGTATCAAGCCGGCAAGTACCAGGAGGCCGCGGACGCGCTGAAGAAGGCCCACGAGGCCCAGCCCAACCCGCGGCTCATCTTCAACATCGCCGTGGCGCTGGAGAACGCCGGGGATTTGCGCGAGGCGCTCTCCTGGTACCAGCAATACGTGGGCAACACCGAGGGCACGGACCCGGCGCTGCTCAAGCGCAGCGCGCGCAGCATCGACAAGCTGCGGCTGCTGCTCGACAAGGAGAACCAGGCCCAGGCGTCCGCGGAGGCCGAGCGCCAGAAGCTGCAGGGCGAGGCGGAGGCGGCGAAGAAGCGCGCGGAGGAGGAGCAGCTGGCCGCGCAGCGCGCCGAGGAGGAGAACCTGCGCCAGCGCCAGGCGGAGCTGGACCGGGCCATCAAGTCCTACCAGCGCCAGAAGATCGCCGCCTACGCGGTGGGCGGCGTGGCGGTGCTGGGCGTGGGCGCGGGCGTGCTGTTCGGCCTGCAGGCCCGTGACGAGCGCGAGAAGTTCGACGCGGCCCGCACCGAGGACACCAAGCAGACCTTCGCGGACAACACGAAGACCAAGGCGCTGCTCGCGGACATCGGCTTCGGCGTGGGCCTGGCCGGCGCCATCACCGCCATCATCCTGTATCCGAAAGACGGCCCCCCGGCGGAAGGCGAGGTCCGGATGACCCTGGCGCCTCGTGGCACCGGCGCGGGTCTGGAGGTCAGCTTCTGA
- the bioD gene encoding dethiobiotin synthase gives MSRPFQIFVTGTDTGVGKTQASRALLSLLSDAGLSPQGFKPYESGCASLRAPADALSLREAAGSSLPLDVLCPHRFRLPVAPGVAAARLGREPDWKTTLAAWRQLKGGPAVVEGAGGLFVPLDSRHDVIDLIQTLRLPVLLVARAGLGTLNHTALSLQALAARRIPVRAVLLSRSTSNRDVSERDNRALLQARHGVPVLGPVPFEPDARRRHAAFRRALRPLMP, from the coding sequence ATGAGCCGACCGTTCCAGATTTTCGTCACCGGCACGGACACGGGGGTGGGCAAGACGCAGGCCTCGCGCGCGCTCCTGTCCCTCCTCTCCGATGCGGGTCTGTCGCCCCAGGGCTTCAAGCCGTACGAGTCCGGCTGCGCCTCCCTGCGCGCGCCCGCCGACGCGCTCTCGCTGCGAGAGGCCGCGGGCAGCTCGCTCCCGCTGGACGTCCTGTGTCCGCACCGCTTCCGCCTGCCCGTGGCCCCGGGCGTGGCCGCCGCGCGCCTGGGCCGCGAGCCGGACTGGAAGACCACCCTGGCCGCCTGGAGGCAGCTCAAGGGCGGCCCCGCCGTGGTGGAGGGCGCCGGCGGGCTCTTCGTCCCGCTGGACTCGCGCCACGACGTCATCGACCTCATCCAGACGCTGCGACTGCCCGTGCTGCTGGTGGCGCGCGCGGGCCTGGGCACGCTCAACCACACCGCGCTGTCGCTCCAGGCGCTCGCCGCCCGGCGCATCCCCGTGCGCGCCGTGCTGCTGTCGCGGAGCACCTCGAACCGTGACGTCTCCGAGCGCGACAACCGCGCGCTGCTTCAGGCGCGCCACGGTGTTCCGGTGCTCGGACCGGTGCCGTTCGAGCCCGACGCGCGACGTCGGCACGCCGCGTTCCGCCGTGCCTTGCGCCCTCTGATGCCGTGA
- a CDS encoding pyridoxal phosphate-dependent aminotransferase, with protein MSRFSLRSDFSRTPNPLAEALAGLRAQGLPPLDLTVSNPTRVGLPAPDAGALHPPGAFDYAPEALGLPSAREAVAGYLRSRGTAVSPEHLVLSASTSESYGWLFKLLCEPGDDVLVPAPCYPLFEHLARLEAVQTRSYRLPLAHGFGLDAGEVEAALGPRTRAVLIINPGNPTGHFLHEGELAALADVCARHRLALISDEVFADYAWAPAPGRVMTVAGRALPMPTFSLSGLSKVAGLPGLKLGWMHVGGPDAARDEALARLEWVADTYLSVATPVQLALPRLLAHAPVFQQALLERVRANREHLARARPPGATWDVLPAHGGWSAVLRIPREPGEEAMCLALLEAGVLVQPGYFYDFGGGAFLVLSLLTPPEDFIAALAPLTRVLGAAG; from the coding sequence GTGAGCCGCTTCTCCCTCCGCTCGGACTTCTCCCGCACCCCGAATCCACTGGCGGAAGCGCTCGCCGGGCTCCGCGCCCAGGGCCTCCCCCCGCTGGACCTCACGGTTTCAAACCCCACCCGCGTGGGGCTCCCGGCGCCCGACGCCGGCGCGCTCCACCCTCCCGGCGCCTTCGATTACGCGCCGGAAGCACTCGGCCTCCCCTCGGCTCGCGAGGCGGTGGCCGGGTACCTCCGCTCCCGGGGCACCGCCGTCTCCCCGGAGCACCTGGTGCTCAGCGCGAGCACCAGCGAGTCCTACGGCTGGCTCTTCAAGCTCTTGTGCGAGCCGGGTGACGACGTCCTCGTCCCCGCGCCCTGCTACCCCCTCTTCGAGCACCTGGCGCGTCTGGAGGCCGTCCAGACGCGCTCCTACCGCCTTCCGCTCGCGCACGGCTTCGGCCTGGACGCGGGCGAGGTGGAGGCGGCCCTCGGCCCGCGCACCCGCGCCGTGCTCATCATCAACCCCGGCAACCCCACCGGCCACTTCCTGCACGAGGGCGAACTGGCCGCGCTCGCCGACGTCTGCGCGCGCCACCGCCTGGCCCTCATCAGCGACGAGGTGTTCGCCGATTACGCCTGGGCCCCGGCGCCCGGCCGCGTGATGACGGTGGCCGGCCGCGCGCTGCCCATGCCCACCTTCAGCCTGTCCGGCCTGTCCAAGGTGGCGGGCCTGCCCGGCCTGAAGCTCGGGTGGATGCACGTGGGCGGACCCGACGCCGCGCGCGACGAGGCCCTGGCCCGCCTGGAGTGGGTGGCGGACACGTACCTGTCCGTGGCCACCCCCGTGCAACTCGCGCTGCCCCGGCTGCTCGCCCACGCCCCCGTGTTCCAACAGGCGCTGCTCGAGCGCGTGCGCGCCAACCGCGAGCACCTCGCAAGGGCCCGTCCCCCGGGCGCGACGTGGGACGTGCTGCCCGCGCACGGAGGCTGGAGCGCGGTGCTGCGGATTCCGAGGGAGCCGGGCGAGGAGGCCATGTGCCTTGCCCTGCTGGAGGCGGGGGTGCTCGTCCAGCCCGGCTACTTCTACGACTTCGGCGGAGGCGCGTTCCTGGTGCTCTCGCTGCTCACTCCGCCCGAGGACTTCATCGCCGCCCTGGCGCCGCTGACGCGGGTGCTCGGGGCGGCGGGGTAG
- a CDS encoding ABC transporter substrate-binding protein, with translation MKTLRLMSCCAALLAGCSFTTAGGLDECETSADCDTNQVCSSGGFCLPQPEGCGEVVGPTTGNPIVLGAALPLTTSGGEDVSERQALNALKLALGEINEREGVGGRRFNLLICDTRSEPARAREQAEWLVTERGVPAIFSSGSAQTIAISTITIPRNVLLMTHTATSPDIGTLSDKTAASGEAGLVWRTAPSDRLQGRIIADLVSNVRAVSGDQRPFADTTTVSLVYVNDAYGQGLFDTVLGRVSNGRTPSSAFYARNGDVSAAVTHLATNPGPSIAVMMGFSEDNAKIITQAAAQGRTSQRYFFTDASKDSNLITSLGTSKGIVEGAYGTAPAQARPGDAVYTTFKERFRTAYNGTDPGQFSFTAHAYDSMYLVALGAAFAAGAEVNNPQPITGDRIAQGLAKVTPPPATPATTYALGFSRFTEARGEISAGKFINVQGASGPLDFDATGEAPSEYELFQIVDGTFQTVELIAPAAD, from the coding sequence ATGAAGACCCTGCGACTCATGTCGTGCTGCGCGGCGCTCCTGGCCGGCTGCAGCTTCACCACCGCGGGCGGGCTCGACGAGTGCGAGACCAGCGCGGACTGCGACACCAACCAGGTGTGCTCCTCGGGCGGCTTCTGCCTGCCCCAGCCGGAGGGCTGCGGCGAGGTGGTGGGCCCCACCACGGGCAACCCCATCGTCCTGGGCGCGGCGCTGCCCCTGACGACGTCCGGCGGCGAGGACGTGTCGGAGCGGCAGGCGCTCAACGCGCTCAAGCTGGCGTTGGGGGAGATCAACGAGCGCGAGGGCGTGGGCGGCCGGCGGTTCAATCTGCTCATCTGCGACACGCGCTCGGAGCCCGCCCGGGCTCGCGAGCAGGCCGAGTGGCTGGTGACGGAGCGCGGCGTGCCCGCCATCTTCTCCTCGGGCAGCGCGCAGACCATCGCCATCAGCACCATCACCATTCCGCGCAACGTGCTCTTGATGACGCACACGGCGACCAGCCCCGACATCGGGACGCTGAGCGACAAGACGGCGGCGTCCGGTGAGGCGGGCCTGGTGTGGCGCACGGCGCCGTCGGACCGGCTGCAGGGCCGCATCATCGCGGACCTGGTCAGCAACGTGCGCGCGGTGAGCGGGGACCAGCGCCCCTTCGCCGACACCACCACGGTGAGCCTGGTCTACGTGAACGACGCCTACGGTCAGGGCCTGTTCGACACCGTGCTCGGTCGGGTGAGCAACGGCCGGACGCCCTCCTCCGCGTTCTACGCGCGCAACGGCGACGTCAGCGCGGCCGTGACGCACCTGGCGACCAACCCGGGGCCGAGCATCGCGGTGATGATGGGCTTCTCCGAGGACAACGCGAAGATCATCACCCAGGCCGCCGCGCAGGGCCGCACCAGCCAGCGCTACTTCTTCACGGACGCGAGCAAGGACTCCAACCTCATCACGTCGCTGGGCACCTCGAAGGGCATCGTCGAGGGCGCCTACGGCACCGCGCCCGCGCAGGCGCGTCCGGGTGACGCCGTCTACACCACGTTCAAGGAGCGCTTCCGCACGGCGTACAACGGCACGGACCCGGGCCAGTTCTCCTTCACGGCGCACGCGTACGACTCCATGTACCTGGTGGCGCTGGGCGCGGCGTTCGCGGCGGGCGCGGAGGTCAACAACCCGCAGCCCATCACCGGTGACCGCATCGCCCAGGGCCTGGCCAAGGTGACGCCTCCTCCGGCCACCCCGGCGACCACCTACGCGCTGGGCTTCAGCCGCTTCACCGAGGCGCGCGGCGAAATCAGCGCGGGCAAGTTCATCAACGTGCAGGGCGCCAGCGGCCCCCTGGACTTCGATGCCACGGGCGAGGCCCCGTCCGAGTACGAGCTGTTCCAGATTGTCGACGGCACCTTCCAGACGGTGGAGCTCATCGCTCCGGCCGCGGACTGA
- the bioF gene encoding 8-amino-7-oxononanoate synthase: MSDSTRDVASEWAREDLSALQARGLRRGLEPLDSAQGPVVTMGGETLVNFSSNDYLGLAASAAVRAAAIAAVERYGVGTGASRLVVGDTLAHHRLEARLAAFERAEAVLLFNSGYAANTGILPALVGPGDAVFSDALNHASLVDGCRLSRAKVVVYPHADVEVLGSALASTPARRKLVVTDTVFSMDGDVAPLRGIVEGCEAHGAALMVDEAHATGVLGARGAGLCEELGLESRVALRMGTLSKALGGQGAYVATSRVVADLLTSRARPFIFSTALPAALCAAAEVAVDAVEKDVELRERLWRNIRRFAEGLRGLGLRAEARSAVFPVILGEPERALDAARRLREAGVLVKAIRPPTVPEGTSRLRFCLSAGHTLGHVDLALEALRHVGVHDRGTSW, from the coding sequence GTGAGTGATTCGACGCGCGACGTGGCCTCGGAGTGGGCGCGCGAGGACTTGTCGGCGCTGCAGGCGCGGGGGCTTCGGCGTGGGCTGGAGCCCCTGGACTCGGCGCAGGGGCCGGTGGTGACGATGGGGGGCGAGACGCTCGTCAACTTCTCGTCCAACGACTACCTGGGGCTCGCGGCGTCGGCGGCGGTGAGGGCGGCGGCCATCGCCGCGGTGGAGCGGTACGGCGTCGGCACGGGCGCGAGCCGGCTGGTGGTGGGCGACACCCTGGCGCATCACCGGTTGGAGGCGCGGCTCGCGGCGTTCGAGCGGGCGGAGGCGGTGCTGCTGTTCAACAGCGGCTACGCGGCGAACACGGGCATCCTCCCCGCGCTGGTGGGGCCGGGGGACGCGGTGTTCTCGGACGCGCTGAACCATGCGTCGCTGGTGGATGGGTGCCGGCTGTCGCGCGCGAAGGTCGTCGTGTACCCGCACGCGGACGTGGAGGTGCTCGGGAGCGCGCTCGCGTCAACGCCGGCCCGTCGCAAGCTGGTCGTCACGGACACGGTGTTCTCCATGGATGGGGACGTGGCGCCGCTGCGCGGAATCGTCGAGGGGTGTGAGGCGCATGGCGCCGCGCTGATGGTGGACGAGGCGCACGCCACGGGGGTGCTCGGTGCGCGCGGCGCGGGCCTGTGCGAGGAGCTGGGGCTGGAGTCCCGGGTGGCGCTGCGCATGGGGACGCTGAGCAAGGCGCTGGGAGGGCAGGGGGCCTACGTGGCCACGTCGCGCGTGGTGGCGGACCTGCTCACGAGCCGGGCGCGGCCGTTCATCTTCTCCACCGCCCTGCCGGCGGCGCTGTGCGCGGCGGCGGAGGTGGCGGTGGACGCGGTGGAGAAGGACGTGGAGCTGCGCGAGCGGCTGTGGCGCAACATCCGTCGCTTCGCGGAGGGGTTGAGGGGCCTGGGCCTGCGCGCGGAGGCTCGCAGCGCGGTGTTCCCGGTCATCCTGGGCGAGCCCGAGCGCGCGCTGGACGCGGCGAGGCGGCTGCGCGAGGCGGGCGTGCTGGTGAAGGCCATCCGGCCTCCGACGGTGCCCGAGGGGACGAGCCGGCTGCGGTTCTGTCTGTCCGCGGGCCATACGCTGGGACACGTGGACCTCGCGCTGGAGGCGCTGCGGCACGTGGGCGTGCATGACCGTGGCACGTCGTGGTGA